One genomic region from Terasakiella sp. SH-1 encodes:
- the nusA gene encoding transcription termination factor NusA — protein MEQSSGMPRPELLAVADAVARDKGIERDQVFEAMEQAIQKAGRSKYGQEHDIRAHIDRKTGEIKLARYIEVVEEIEDEHMQMTVDQARGRKADAVLGEFLVDPLPPIDFGRIAAQTAKQVIVQKVRDAERDRQYDEYKDRVGEVVNGLVKRVEFGNVVVDLGRTEALLRRDECIPREHVKNGDRIRAYIFDVRRENRGPQIFLSRSHPQFMAKLFTQEVPEIYDGIIEIKSTARDAGSRAKIAVQSSDGSIDPVGACVGMRGSRVQAVVSELQGEKIDIIQWSADPATFIVNALAPAEVAKVVLDEETNRIEVVVPDDQLSLAIGRRGQNVRLASQLTSWDIDILTEAEESERRQEEFKARSNQFIEALDVDDVIAHLLVTEGFSTIEEVAYVPRAELAEIEGFDMDVAEELRARALNYLEEQDKVLDEKRKELGVSDELSAVEGLSAAMVVALGENGVKTLDDLADLAGDELREFVGERNLGETAANDIIMAARAHWFEDENA, from the coding sequence ATGGAACAATCTAGCGGAATGCCTCGCCCGGAATTGCTGGCCGTAGCCGATGCGGTCGCACGTGATAAAGGGATTGAACGCGATCAGGTTTTTGAAGCCATGGAACAAGCCATTCAAAAGGCAGGTCGTTCCAAATATGGTCAGGAACACGATATTCGTGCCCATATTGACCGCAAAACAGGCGAGATCAAACTGGCACGTTATATCGAAGTCGTCGAAGAGATCGAAGACGAACATATGCAGATGACTGTTGATCAGGCCCGTGGTCGCAAAGCTGATGCCGTGCTGGGTGAGTTTCTGGTTGATCCGCTTCCGCCGATTGATTTTGGTCGTATTGCTGCACAAACGGCAAAACAGGTTATCGTTCAAAAAGTCCGCGATGCTGAACGTGATCGCCAGTATGACGAATATAAAGATCGCGTGGGCGAAGTCGTCAACGGTTTGGTCAAACGTGTAGAATTCGGCAATGTAGTTGTCGATCTGGGCCGTACCGAAGCCCTGTTGCGCCGTGACGAATGTATTCCGCGCGAACATGTGAAAAACGGTGATCGTATCCGTGCTTACATCTTTGATGTGCGTCGTGAAAACCGGGGGCCGCAAATCTTCTTGTCGCGTTCTCACCCGCAATTTATGGCGAAATTGTTCACACAGGAAGTACCGGAAATTTACGACGGTATTATTGAAATTAAATCCACAGCCCGTGATGCCGGTTCTCGTGCAAAAATTGCGGTTCAGTCTTCTGACGGGTCTATTGATCCGGTTGGGGCATGTGTTGGTATGCGTGGTTCACGCGTTCAGGCCGTTGTCTCTGAACTGCAAGGCGAGAAAATCGACATTATTCAATGGTCTGCTGATCCGGCAACTTTCATCGTAAACGCGTTAGCCCCGGCTGAAGTGGCAAAAGTCGTTCTGGATGAAGAAACAAACCGTATCGAAGTTGTGGTTCCTGATGATCAGCTGTCTTTGGCAATTGGTCGTCGTGGTCAGAATGTGCGTTTGGCCTCTCAACTGACAAGCTGGGATATTGATATCCTGACCGAAGCAGAAGAGTCTGAGCGTCGCCAGGAAGAGTTCAAGGCCCGTTCCAACCAGTTCATCGAAGCATTGGATGTGGATGATGTGATTGCGCACCTGTTGGTAACAGAAGGCTTCTCTACCATCGAAGAAGTCGCTTATGTTCCGCGTGCGGAGCTGGCTGAGATCGAAGGCTTTGATATGGATGTGGCCGAAGAGCTGCGTGCCCGTGCATTGAACTATCTTGAAGAACAAGACAAGGTTCTGGACGAAAAGCGTAAAGAACTGGGTGTAAGTGACGAATTATCCGCTGTTGAAGGTCTAAGCGCAGCCATGGTTGTGGCCTTGGGTGAAAATGGTGTGAAGACACTGGACGATCTGGCTGACCTGGCTGGTGACGAGCTGCGTGAATTCGTTGGTGAACGGAACCTGGGTGAAACGGCTGCTAATGATATTATCATGGCGGCACGTGCACATTGGTTCGAAGATGAAAACGCGTAA
- the rimP gene encoding ribosome maturation factor RimP — protein MSSAMKRIEEIITPTLTDLGYAVVRLQMQGDRHPTLQIMAERLDRKVMDVEDCAAISRAISPLLDVDDPIEEAYSLEVSSPGVDRPLVRAEDFERFAGFEAKVEMAYLMDGRKRFTGRLVGLVDGNVQILVDGVAQDLPFEDIVKAKLVLTDDLLAAASKEQGL, from the coding sequence ATGTCTTCTGCGATGAAACGTATCGAAGAAATTATTACGCCGACCCTGACGGATTTGGGGTATGCGGTTGTGCGCCTGCAGATGCAGGGCGATCGCCATCCGACATTGCAGATCATGGCTGAACGTCTGGACCGCAAGGTGATGGATGTGGAAGATTGTGCTGCAATCAGCCGGGCTATTTCGCCGCTTTTGGATGTGGATGACCCGATTGAGGAAGCCTACTCTTTGGAAGTGAGTTCTCCAGGTGTAGATCGTCCGCTGGTGCGGGCAGAAGATTTTGAACGTTTTGCCGGGTTTGAGGCTAAGGTTGAAATGGCCTATCTCATGGACGGACGTAAACGTTTCACAGGTCGCCTTGTGGGGCTTGTGGATGGAAATGTGCAAATTCTCGTGGACGGTGTGGCTCAAGATCTTCCGTTTGAAGATATTGTCAAAGCCAAATTGGTCCTCACCGATGACCTGCTTGCAGCAGCGTCGAAAGAACAAGGATTGTAA
- a CDS encoding tRNA (guanine(46)-N(7))-methyltransferase TrmB, translating to MSKPELYTTRLKTFGRRHGHTLRASHQALVDNLLPQLRLCPPENGAMIDVGTLFKKEVKQVWFEVGFGGGEHAAAQVENNPDIGMIACEPFINGVASLLSHVEQRGLTDRIRVLDDDARSLLDVMPDNSLDRLFLLFPDPWRKKRHAKRRFIGDENLELVSRVLKSGAEFRVGSDHMPYIDWTLEHMTRHLDFEWVCEGAQDWRVRPDDWPPTRYEQKALKQGKACVYLRFRRK from the coding sequence ATGTCAAAACCGGAACTTTATACCACCCGTTTAAAGACGTTTGGGCGTCGTCACGGTCATACGTTGCGCGCCAGCCATCAGGCTTTGGTCGATAATCTTTTGCCTCAGTTACGCTTGTGCCCCCCGGAAAATGGGGCGATGATTGATGTCGGTACGCTGTTTAAAAAAGAGGTCAAGCAGGTCTGGTTTGAAGTCGGTTTTGGTGGTGGGGAACATGCCGCTGCCCAGGTGGAAAATAATCCGGATATCGGCATGATTGCCTGTGAGCCCTTTATCAATGGGGTGGCAAGCTTGCTGTCCCATGTGGAACAACGTGGTCTGACGGACAGAATCCGGGTTTTGGATGATGATGCGCGTTCCTTGCTTGATGTTATGCCCGATAACAGTCTGGATCGTTTGTTTCTTCTTTTCCCGGACCCATGGCGCAAAAAACGCCATGCCAAGCGCCGTTTTATTGGGGACGAAAATTTAGAACTGGTTTCGCGTGTGTTGAAAAGCGGTGCGGAATTCAGGGTCGGCAGTGATCATATGCCTTATATCGACTGGACATTGGAGCATATGACGCGTCATCTGGATTTTGAATGGGTGTGTGAAGGGGCGCAAGACTGGCGGGTGCGCCCGGATGACTGGCCACCAACACGCTATGAACAAAAGGCGTTGAAGCAGGGCAAGGCATGCGTTTACCTTCGCTTTAGAAGGAAGTAA
- the metK gene encoding methionine adenosyltransferase produces the protein MALDKYLFTSESVSEGHPDKVADRISDSIIDAFLELDPVSRVAVETMVTTNFVALAGEVRGPDEMNHDRFKEIAREAIKDIGYEQRGFHWKDCEITSQIHSQSADIAQGVDEGTGTDTEEGAGDQGIMFGYATNETPELMPAPIMYSHQILRRMAEDRHSGKVKGFGPDSKSQVTLAYEGGKPVRATSLVVSTQHDESLSLGEVRELVLPYFEEVLPEGWLPSDDEIYVNPTGRFVIGGPDGDAGLTGRKIIVDTYGGAAPHGGGAFSGKDPTKVDRSAAYAARYLAKNIVAAGLSDKCTIQLSYAIGISKPLSVYVDTAGTNHVDEEKIAKIASEIMDLSPRGIREHLQLNRPIYKETSAYGHFGRTPTEQGHFSWEKTDLVDELKRQF, from the coding sequence ATGGCTCTCGACAAATATCTCTTTACGTCTGAATCTGTCTCAGAAGGTCACCCGGATAAGGTTGCTGACCGTATTTCCGATTCTATCATTGATGCATTCCTTGAACTTGATCCGGTTTCACGCGTTGCGGTTGAAACGATGGTGACAACAAACTTTGTTGCCTTAGCTGGTGAAGTTCGCGGTCCTGATGAAATGAACCATGATCGCTTCAAGGAAATTGCTCGCGAAGCCATCAAGGATATCGGGTATGAGCAACGTGGTTTTCACTGGAAAGATTGTGAAATCACCTCTCAAATCCACTCCCAATCGGCAGACATTGCCCAAGGTGTAGATGAAGGCACAGGAACAGACACCGAAGAGGGTGCTGGTGATCAGGGGATTATGTTTGGTTATGCGACCAATGAAACACCGGAACTGATGCCAGCTCCGATCATGTATTCCCACCAAATCCTACGCCGTATGGCCGAAGACCGCCATTCCGGTAAAGTGAAAGGCTTTGGCCCGGACAGCAAGTCTCAGGTTACACTAGCATACGAAGGTGGCAAGCCGGTACGTGCGACTTCTCTGGTTGTTTCCACACAGCATGATGAAAGCTTGTCTTTGGGGGAAGTGCGTGAGCTGGTTTTACCGTATTTTGAAGAAGTTCTGCCGGAAGGCTGGTTGCCCTCTGACGATGAAATCTACGTCAACCCGACAGGGCGTTTTGTTATCGGTGGTCCTGATGGTGATGCGGGCCTGACAGGTCGTAAGATCATCGTGGATACATACGGTGGTGCAGCCCCACACGGTGGTGGTGCATTCTCTGGTAAAGACCCGACCAAGGTGGACCGTTCTGCGGCTTATGCAGCGCGTTATCTGGCGAAAAATATCGTGGCTGCTGGCCTGTCTGACAAATGTACGATCCAGCTGTCTTATGCCATCGGTATCTCCAAGCCGCTGTCTGTTTATGTGGATACAGCAGGCACAAACCATGTGGATGAAGAAAAAATTGCCAAGATTGCTTCTGAAATCATGGATCTGTCACCGCGCGGTATTCGTGAGCATCTGCAGCTCAATCGTCCGATCTACAAAGAAACATCTGCTTATGGTCACTTCGGTCGTACACCGACGGAACAAGGTCATTTCTCTTGGGAGAAAACAGACCTTGTTGACGAACTGAAACGCCAGTTCTAA
- a CDS encoding helix-turn-helix transcriptional regulator, with the protein MDNIAKLQGLPKKKPGEANPIDIHVGSRLRQRRTLLGMSQGKLGDTVGLTFQQIQKYERGANRIGASRLYDLSRVLDVSIAYFFEDMPLDISENRYKSVNEQLSSDVSAFEVDDLTRRETLELVRNYYKVTNPVVRRRLFELAKVLADESPEG; encoded by the coding sequence ATGGATAATATTGCAAAGCTCCAAGGTTTGCCAAAAAAGAAGCCGGGTGAAGCAAACCCTATAGATATTCACGTTGGTTCACGGTTGCGCCAGCGTCGGACCTTACTTGGTATGAGTCAGGGAAAGCTCGGTGACACGGTTGGACTCACTTTCCAACAAATTCAAAAATATGAACGCGGTGCCAATAGAATCGGTGCGAGTCGTTTATATGATTTAAGTCGCGTTTTGGATGTATCAATTGCTTATTTTTTCGAAGATATGCCACTGGATATTAGCGAAAACCGATACAAAAGTGTAAATGAACAACTTTCAAGCGATGTCAGCGCCTTTGAGGTCGATGATTTAACCCGTCGTGAAACACTGGAACTGGTGCGTAATTACTACAAGGTGACAAACCCGGTGGTGCGCCGCCGTCTGTTTGAACTGGCAAAAGTACTGGCTGATGAAAGCCCGGAAGGCTAA
- the lnt gene encoding apolipoprotein N-acyltransferase, which yields MIDHIAACAHQRRRFGYLVLLGLCVVGALPPFHIWPLAFVGLSGLFLFLDQDLNPKQTFLTGWFFGIGFFGGGLYWLTNAFFVHADKHGWLVPVAVPALAAGVGLFIGLTALLAKMLWRGQGNSSQVYGRLILFALAWAILEWVRGWIFTGFPWNLMGTIWGFSDELIQPAAYLGAYGLSFVTVLACVLPAAIFYIAREKRIFAFCAVLVIPACMWSVGYQRLADAEVKTHDGVLLRLVQPNISQAEKWQKDLKVRNFQKHLDLSVAPSTTGIRPSHIIWPETAVTFPLNRDVNVRRAVGSVAPTGGSVITGAPRMSPRGQKPFQVWNSLMAVNEVGQIMASYDKFHLVPFGEYVPFRNFLPIQKITAGSVDFSAGPAVQTIKVPGLPPFSPLICYEVIFPGEVAGKEIYPEWLLNVTNDGWYGNSPGPYQHLISARMRALEEGIPLVRSANTGISVVTDGYGRIRDQLAYGIEGFIDVALPKALSVPPFAAGRQDILFGLISILSLLLGHAILFSYRKR from the coding sequence GTGATTGATCATATTGCTGCTTGTGCACATCAGCGCAGGCGGTTTGGTTATTTGGTCCTGTTGGGGCTTTGTGTTGTAGGGGCATTGCCGCCCTTTCACATCTGGCCTTTGGCTTTTGTTGGGCTGTCCGGCCTTTTCTTGTTTCTGGATCAGGACTTGAACCCCAAGCAAACTTTTCTAACCGGATGGTTCTTTGGAATCGGTTTTTTTGGCGGCGGGCTTTATTGGTTAACCAATGCCTTTTTTGTTCATGCCGATAAACATGGCTGGCTGGTCCCTGTGGCCGTTCCAGCCTTAGCAGCCGGGGTCGGCTTGTTCATCGGGTTGACAGCGTTACTGGCGAAAATGTTATGGCGGGGGCAGGGGAATTCCTCCCAGGTTTATGGTCGTTTGATCCTGTTTGCATTGGCCTGGGCGATTCTGGAATGGGTGCGTGGCTGGATTTTTACAGGCTTTCCATGGAACCTGATGGGAACCATTTGGGGATTTAGTGATGAACTGATCCAGCCTGCGGCTTACCTTGGGGCCTATGGTTTGAGTTTTGTGACTGTCTTGGCCTGTGTTTTGCCCGCAGCTATTTTTTATATAGCTCGGGAAAAAAGGATTTTTGCCTTTTGTGCTGTGCTGGTGATCCCCGCTTGTATGTGGAGTGTTGGGTATCAACGTTTGGCAGATGCAGAGGTGAAAACCCATGATGGCGTTTTGTTACGTCTGGTCCAGCCTAATATTTCTCAGGCAGAAAAATGGCAAAAAGATCTAAAGGTTCGTAATTTCCAAAAACATCTGGACCTCAGTGTGGCCCCATCTACAACAGGGATTCGCCCCAGTCATATTATTTGGCCGGAAACAGCGGTGACTTTTCCGTTAAATCGAGATGTGAATGTGAGGCGTGCTGTCGGGTCCGTTGCCCCAACTGGGGGGAGTGTGATTACCGGTGCGCCGCGTATGAGCCCACGGGGCCAAAAACCATTTCAGGTGTGGAATTCATTAATGGCGGTGAATGAGGTCGGGCAGATTATGGCCAGCTATGACAAGTTTCATCTGGTGCCTTTTGGGGAATATGTCCCGTTTCGAAATTTTCTCCCCATACAGAAGATCACAGCGGGCAGTGTTGATTTTTCAGCAGGGCCAGCAGTACAGACTATAAAAGTGCCTGGATTGCCCCCATTCAGTCCCTTGATTTGTTATGAAGTAATCTTTCCAGGTGAAGTTGCTGGTAAAGAAATCTATCCTGAGTGGTTGTTGAATGTGACAAATGACGGGTGGTATGGAAATAGTCCAGGCCCCTATCAACACTTAATAAGTGCACGGATGAGAGCGCTGGAAGAAGGGATTCCTTTGGTGCGCAGCGCCAATACAGGCATATCGGTTGTGACTGATGGTTATGGACGCATTCGTGATCAATTGGCCTATGGAATTGAGGGTTTCATTGATGTTGCGCTACCCAAAGCATTGAGTGTTCCTCCATTTGCAGCAGGGCGACAGGATATATTGTTTGGCCTTATATCAATATTATCCCTTTTGCTTGGACATGCGATCTTGTTTTCTTATCGGAAAAGATAA
- a CDS encoding nucleotidyltransferase family protein, producing MSDVITSGMVLAAGLGTRMRPLTLTTPKPLIPVAGRTMADRALDRLKEAGVTQAVLNISYLGEQIEAHFATRTDLDIQLSKEDEPLETGGGVHKALPMLSGDAFFVMNGDAVLVNGEQPTLQRLADQWGADLDVLLLLLPIEKATGYEGYGDFTLNEEKVPAFRGEAPSAPYVFSGTQILSRRVFDGRKTGKWSLREVYQDAIVQGRAQAIVHDGDWLHVGTPEGLEVAERYFAECD from the coding sequence ATGTCTGATGTCATAACTTCCGGCATGGTCCTAGCCGCAGGTCTGGGCACACGTATGCGCCCTTTGACCCTGACAACCCCGAAACCCCTGATCCCGGTGGCCGGGCGCACCATGGCGGACCGGGCCTTGGATCGTTTAAAAGAAGCCGGGGTAACGCAAGCTGTGCTCAATATCAGCTATCTTGGTGAACAGATTGAAGCGCATTTTGCCACGCGCACAGATTTGGATATCCAGCTTTCCAAAGAAGACGAGCCGCTGGAAACAGGTGGGGGCGTGCATAAAGCCCTGCCCATGTTGAGTGGGGATGCTTTTTTTGTCATGAATGGGGATGCGGTGTTGGTGAATGGCGAGCAACCGACCTTGCAACGATTGGCAGATCAGTGGGGTGCAGATTTGGATGTTTTGTTGTTGCTGCTCCCTATTGAAAAAGCCACAGGTTATGAAGGCTATGGCGATTTCACATTGAATGAAGAAAAGGTACCAGCCTTTCGCGGGGAAGCTCCATCCGCCCCTTATGTCTTTAGCGGTACACAGATTTTATCGCGCCGGGTGTTTGATGGGCGCAAGACAGGGAAATGGTCTTTGCGTGAAGTCTATCAGGACGCCATTGTGCAGGGACGTGCCCAAGCGATTGTCCATGATGGGGACTGGCTGCATGTGGGCACACCGGAAGGTCTTGAGGTAGCGGAACGTTATTTTGCAGAATGTGATTGA
- a CDS encoding phosphotransferase — protein sequence MSDRLTLREEFLKAHGWGGVDYPLLAGDASFRKYYRLIRGDKRVVSMDAPPPQEDVRPFIQIAEFLLSHGFSAPQIYAQDVENGFLLIEDLGDDTYTRLLHQGSDEKALYELATDVLIELHKTATDLHKTATDLPDNLPAYDEALLNRECLLLPEWWMKAAFDDTYVTEEMTQSYLAAWKAAFDYVQKQANVLVLRDYHVDNLLVLDGREDWKACGLLDFQDAVAGSALYDVMSLLEDARRDIDEALIEEMKQRYLSAFPDMSREEFDAVFAILGAQRHAKVIGIFARLCMRDGKPIYLKHIPRVWRLFERSLQHPMLSEVKDWVETHIAKEKRGIPPCLMS from the coding sequence GTGAGTGATCGTTTAACGTTACGAGAAGAATTCCTGAAAGCCCATGGCTGGGGCGGGGTGGATTATCCGCTGTTGGCTGGGGATGCATCATTTCGCAAATATTACCGTCTGATCCGGGGGGACAAGCGCGTGGTCTCGATGGATGCGCCACCGCCGCAAGAAGATGTCCGCCCCTTTATCCAGATTGCAGAATTTCTGTTGAGCCACGGCTTTAGTGCACCGCAAATCTATGCTCAAGATGTGGAAAACGGTTTCTTGCTGATTGAGGATTTGGGCGATGACACTTATACCCGCTTGCTGCATCAAGGCAGTGATGAAAAAGCCCTTTATGAGCTGGCGACTGATGTGTTGATCGAGCTGCATAAGACAGCGACCGATCTGCATAAGACAGCGACCGATCTGCCTGATAACTTGCCTGCTTATGATGAAGCATTGCTTAATCGGGAATGTTTGCTTCTGCCGGAATGGTGGATGAAAGCGGCCTTTGATGATACGTATGTTACAGAAGAGATGACCCAAAGCTATCTGGCGGCTTGGAAAGCTGCTTTTGATTATGTGCAAAAACAAGCAAATGTCTTAGTCTTGCGCGATTACCATGTAGACAACCTGCTGGTTTTGGACGGGCGCGAGGATTGGAAAGCCTGTGGCTTATTAGATTTCCAGGACGCGGTGGCCGGGTCTGCCCTTTATGATGTGATGAGCCTGTTGGAAGATGCCCGCCGTGATATTGATGAGGCCTTGATTGAAGAGATGAAACAGCGCTATCTCTCGGCTTTTCCTGACATGAGCCGGGAAGAATTTGATGCGGTCTTTGCCATTTTGGGCGCACAACGCCATGCCAAGGTCATCGGTATTTTTGCCCGTTTGTGTATGCGCGATGGCAAGCCGATTTATCTTAAACATATCCCGCGGGTCTGGCGTTTGTTTGAACGATCCTTGCAGCACCCTATGTTGTCAGAGGTTAAAGATTGGGTTGAAACTCATATTGCGAAAGAGAAAAGAGGAATTCCACCATGTCTGATGTCATAA
- the tsaE gene encoding tRNA (adenosine(37)-N6)-threonylcarbamoyltransferase complex ATPase subunit type 1 TsaE has translation MIIEIQDQSQTEALAHKLAYMAMPGDVIALHGNLGVGKSVFARAFIRALTSVDEEVPSPTFTLVQIYEAEVAELYHFDMYRLDSPDDCLELGVEEAFMDGVSLVEWPDKIGNYLPWDCLNIELSHIEGNENARAFQILSAGRWEDRVKELSL, from the coding sequence ATGATTATAGAAATCCAAGACCAGTCCCAGACCGAAGCCCTTGCTCATAAGCTCGCATACATGGCTATGCCCGGTGATGTGATTGCCTTACACGGGAATCTGGGGGTGGGGAAATCCGTTTTTGCCCGCGCCTTCATCCGCGCCTTGACTTCTGTTGATGAAGAAGTACCCAGCCCGACCTTTACCCTTGTACAAATTTATGAGGCTGAGGTGGCAGAACTCTATCATTTTGATATGTATCGCCTTGATAGCCCGGATGATTGTCTGGAACTGGGGGTGGAAGAAGCCTTTATGGACGGGGTGTCCTTGGTGGAATGGCCGGATAAGATTGGCAATTATCTGCCTTGGGATTGTCTGAATATTGAATTGAGCCACATTGAGGGTAATGAAAATGCCCGCGCCTTTCAAATTTTATCGGCCGGGCGTTGGGAAGATCGGGTGAAGGAGCTGTCCCTGTGA
- a CDS encoding NAD(P)/FAD-dependent oxidoreductase yields MSETQKTDVAVIGAGPTGLFSVFECGMLKMKCHVIDALDMIGGQCTALYPEKPIYDIPAHPSITGGDLIAKLEEQAAPFEPVYHLSQQVTKLEKQDDGSFGLETNKGTKINAKAVIIAAGVGAFGPNRPPLEGLMQYEGTSVFYMVRKREDFRDKRVVIAGGGDSAVDWALSLSDVAKSVQVVHRRAKFRAAPESVSQMQQLDKDGKIELVVPYQLEGLKGEGDQISAVVVKDFDGNTRDLEADILLPFYGLSQNLGPIAEWGLELEKKHLSVNPTTMQTSEEGIFGVGDIITYENKLKLILCGFSEAAMAARAAHAYAHPDEQLHFEYSTSMGVPGE; encoded by the coding sequence ATGAGTGAAACACAAAAAACCGACGTTGCCGTTATTGGCGCAGGCCCAACCGGACTTTTTTCCGTTTTTGAATGCGGCATGTTGAAAATGAAATGCCACGTCATTGATGCACTCGATATGATTGGCGGGCAATGTACGGCTCTTTATCCTGAAAAACCGATTTATGATATTCCGGCCCATCCGTCCATCACGGGTGGCGATTTGATTGCCAAGCTGGAAGAACAAGCTGCCCCGTTTGAACCTGTCTATCACCTGTCCCAACAAGTGACCAAACTGGAAAAACAGGACGATGGGTCCTTTGGTCTGGAAACCAACAAGGGCACCAAGATCAATGCCAAGGCCGTGATCATTGCTGCAGGTGTCGGTGCCTTTGGCCCGAACCGCCCACCACTGGAAGGCTTGATGCAATATGAAGGCACGTCTGTTTTCTACATGGTGCGCAAACGTGAAGATTTCCGCGACAAGCGTGTTGTCATCGCCGGTGGCGGCGATAGTGCGGTGGATTGGGCACTGTCCTTGTCAGATGTGGCAAAATCCGTTCAGGTGGTTCACCGCCGTGCCAAGTTCCGCGCGGCCCCTGAATCAGTCTCCCAGATGCAACAGCTGGATAAAGACGGCAAAATCGAACTGGTCGTTCCTTATCAGTTGGAAGGGCTCAAGGGTGAAGGTGATCAGATCAGCGCCGTTGTAGTGAAAGATTTTGACGGCAACACCCGCGATCTGGAAGCCGATATCCTGCTGCCATTCTACGGCCTGTCCCAAAACCTCGGCCCCATTGCGGAATGGGGACTGGAGCTTGAGAAAAAACACCTCAGCGTCAACCCGACCACCATGCAAACCTCAGAAGAAGGTATCTTCGGTGTTGGTGACATCATCACTTATGAGAACAAGCTCAAGCTGATCCTGTGTGGATTCTCCGAAGCGGCCATGGCCGCGCGTGCAGCCCACGCTTATGCCCACCCGGATGAGCAACTGCACTTTGAATATTCCACATCCATGGGTGTACCGGGCGAGTAA
- the cobW gene encoding cobalamin biosynthesis protein CobW, translating into MKIPATVITGFLGAGKTTLIRHMLENAGGKRIALVINEFGDLGVDREMVKGCGIEACEGENGEDNVIELANGCICCTVADEFLPTMEALLERDTPPDHIVIETSGLALPKPLVKAFNWPEIKTRVTVDGVVTVIDTHAVELGRFADDEATIQKVRESDENLDHDNPLEELFEDQLHCADMVLMNKSDLVAEEKLAEIQADLAARVRDHVKFIKTDHGQVDPAILLGLDAAAEDDLAGRKSHHEHHHDDHDHDHEDDHHHDHSHDEFESFSLTLGPIADPAALENKLLEVVDAHDILRIKGFVNIPGKPMRHVVQGVGPRFQRYFDRPWASEEERSSQLVIIGKHGLDRAAIEKALAA; encoded by the coding sequence ATGAAAATTCCTGCAACTGTCATTACCGGCTTCTTAGGGGCCGGCAAAACCACCCTGATCCGCCACATGTTGGAAAATGCCGGGGGCAAACGCATTGCCTTGGTGATTAATGAATTCGGTGATCTGGGTGTTGATCGTGAAATGGTCAAAGGCTGCGGGATTGAAGCGTGCGAAGGCGAAAATGGCGAAGATAATGTCATTGAACTGGCAAATGGTTGTATTTGCTGCACGGTGGCTGATGAATTCTTGCCGACCATGGAAGCTTTGTTGGAACGCGATACACCGCCGGATCACATTGTCATTGAAACATCTGGTCTTGCCCTGCCCAAACCTTTGGTGAAAGCCTTTAACTGGCCGGAAATCAAAACACGGGTAACAGTGGATGGTGTGGTCACGGTGATTGATACCCATGCGGTGGAACTGGGCCGTTTTGCCGATGATGAAGCGACCATCCAAAAGGTACGCGAAAGTGATGAAAACCTTGATCACGACAACCCGCTGGAAGAATTGTTTGAAGATCAGCTCCATTGCGCAGACATGGTTTTGATGAATAAATCAGATTTGGTGGCAGAAGAAAAACTGGCAGAAATTCAGGCCGATTTGGCCGCACGTGTGCGTGATCATGTGAAATTTATCAAGACTGATCATGGTCAGGTTGATCCGGCAATCCTATTGGGCCTTGATGCGGCGGCTGAAGATGATCTGGCTGGTCGTAAATCCCATCATGAACATCACCATGATGATCATGACCATGATCACGAAGATGACCATCATCATGACCATAGTCATGATGAATTTGAAAGCTTCTCCCTCACCTTGGGACCCATTGCAGACCCGGCGGCACTGGAGAACAAGCTTCTGGAAGTGGTGGATGCCCACGATATTTTGCGCATCAAAGGCTTTGTCAATATTCCGGGTAAACCCATGCGCCATGTGGTGCAAGGGGTCGGCCCGCGTTTCCAACGCTATTTTGATCGCCCTTGGGCCTCAGAAGAGGAACGTTCCAGCCAGTTGGTAATTATTGGCAAACACGGTTTGGACCGTGCAGCCATTGAGAAAGCGCTGGCGGCTTAA